The following proteins are co-located in the Cydia fagiglandana chromosome 2, ilCydFagi1.1, whole genome shotgun sequence genome:
- the LOC134672854 gene encoding uncharacterized protein LOC134672854 yields the protein MKQSLSKLFFLVCLSIPCNCGMMIRNNALMTKMVSDFHTPKKHTVDIMRNVLCKNFPTIPCELITKDDALRNLVQKTIRLLNEKQRNLQNVTTTTEEQTEFPVVNSDELSQYLAVENTGYFTDNNEQRIDSPKTAWSKNAKGTPRKGVFPSHKAIKKYFPHKIKYKDRNEINEIDKSREKMPNSEELLKLDVKKYDHFNYKKPNNILKWQIDYTKHGDPKINFSQESDQLRGKLVKTGSDTENTVYKHRTGVLHPNVYIKNSAKTGVSGLNPCAHLGTFHYYSNLPRKHTAMSRPVLSSHVLDTSTGRPAVQLFTELFKQKGDTWVSWHNTVTTGDGRIQFPFTKDSMSAGTYKLKFNVGDYYTRNEKETLYPYVEIVFEVKENEHYHIPLLLSPYGYSTYRGS from the exons ATGAAGCAAAGTTTGTCCAAACTATTTTTCCTTGTTTGCCTATCCATCCCATGCAACTGTGGAATGATGATAAGAAACAACGCGCTTATGACAAAGATGGTATCGGATTTTCACACCCCGAAGAAGCATACAGTCGATATAATGCGGAACGTGCTTTGCAAGAACTTCCCCACCATCCCATGCGAACTCATCACGAAAGACGACGCGCTCAGAAATTTGGTGCAGAAAACCATAAGACTGCTGAATGAAAAGCAGCGAAACCTTCAAAATGTAACCACAACGACCGAAGAACAGACTGAATTCCCAGTTGTTAACAGCGATGAACTATCCCAGTATCTGGCAGTGGAAAACACGGGCTACTTCACTGATAACAACGAGCAGCGTATTGACTCACCCAAAACCGCATGGTCGAAAAACGCCAAGGGAACGCCACGAAAGGGCGTTTTTCCCAGCCATAAGGCCATTAAGAAGTACTTTCCacacaaaattaaatataaggATAGAAACGAGATAAATGAAATCGACAAATCTCGGGAAAAGATGCCAAATTCCGAAGAATTACTTAAACTGGATGTAAAAAAATACGACCATTTCAACTATAAAAAGCCAAATAACATACTAAAGTGGCAGATAGATTACACCAAGCACGGGGATCCCAAGATTAATTTTAGTCAAGAATCAGACCAGCTCAGAGGCAAGCTGGTGAAGACCGGTTCAGACACAGAGAACACAGTCTATAAGCACAGGACTGGCGTACTTCATCCCAATGTTTACATCAAGAACAGTGCGAAAA CGGGTGTCAGCGGTTTGAACCCGTGCGCGCATCTCGGCACATTCCATTATTATTCTAACCTTCCTCGAAAGCACACAGCTATGTCGCGCCCTGTTCTGTCGTCGCACGTTCTCGATACGTCCACAGGAAGACCAGCGGTGCAACTCTTCACAGAGTTATTCAAGCAAAAGGGAGATACGTGGGTATCGTGGCACAACACCGTGACAACAGGCGATGGAAGGATCCAGTTTCCCTTCACCAAGGACTCCATGAGTGCAGGAACTTACAAATTGAAATTCAACGTGGGAGATTATTACACGAGGAACGAGAAAGAAACGCTTTATCCGTATGTAGAG ATTGTCTTCGAAGTGAAAGAAAACGAACATTACCACATCCCACTGCTGCTCAGTCCCTATGGTTATTCCACGTACAGGGGAAGCTAA
- the LOC134676971 gene encoding RNA-binding protein 5-like isoform X2, producing MSWRGRDDRSDRSSRWETQDRPDPWAKRGRSPVWDMRRDSPDRSRGSPRHHRDRFDRYDRTGDRDRDRRDRTDRGDRGDRSERYERDERRGRSRDRHERARSRSRSRSRRHSPRRHERERDCDIPAPPSPPKISAPEPPTSRSRSRSASREPDSVSSTYDNKDEQAVNASPGDWFCKCGSYNFKRRQICYRRNCNGKRSEGTVYGADAERHGLTEGMGITKRLLFRRLDALTTEEKILEALKERCSKAILDSIAGITIGRETLTGASKCLAYINFNSIADSTAAHSELMTLSPPLEIDSREVLISFYNEPQKIPKPAPNPVDYSSYYSQMTTYNNSSALSEADRVNAAAAVAQSAITAAQARQLTWTPSVPTFVTSAAQAVTNIKAPTGDGTTVYNAPDVRTFMYDETSGYYYDPSSGLYYDGTTQYFYNSQINQYMYWDATSSTYIAATQATQNTDQPKLPSPPTVTTDNTITKEPEEKKKKDKEDKVKVAKKIAKDMERWARTLNQKKENAKSNYVMDQPQDTGPSKGSADIGFSVLGAGPSLTHVREISPPPTVVPAAPDEFLMKRVTEPAFDNDDGIIDWTKLTCLLCKRKFPSAEVLTKHKTLSDLHKQNLAAHRKQCDSAPQMNGYRDRAAERRMKFGEDETPVRKRYEPPEPIQPPIQAAPPPSVVDTIGGKMLQKMGWSAGRGLGKTEQGRIAPIEAEQRPSLAGLGQKRGIYTPTPGETYRDTVKKLMIARYKEVVGQEEGN from the coding sequence ATGTCATGGCGTGGACGAGACGACCGCAGTGACCGGAGCTCGCGGTGGGAGACTCAGGATCGGCCAGACCCGTGGGCGAAGCGTGGCCGTTCGCCCGTGTGGGACATGCGCCGCGATTCTCCTGATCGCTCGCGAGGGTCTCCTCGCCACCACCGCGACCGCTTTGATCGTTACGATCGCACCGGGGACCGTGACCGTGACCGGCGCGACCGCACCGACCGCGGTGATCGCGGCGACCGTAGCGAACGTTACGAGAGGGACGAGCGACGCGGGCGCTCGCGGGACCGTCACGAACGTGCGCGCTCCCGCTCGCGCTCTCGATCACGACGTCACTCGCCGCGCCGCCACGAGCGGGAACGCGACTGCGACATTCCAGCACCTCCTTCTCCGCCAAAGATCAGTGCACCTGAACCACCCACCTCACGATCGCGTAGCCGCTCCGCCAGCCGCGAACCCGACAGTGTCAGCTCTACGTATGATAACAAGGATGAGCAAGCCGTCAATGCCTCCCCGGGAGACTGGTTTTGTAAATGTGGCTCATACAATTTTAAAAGGCGCCAAATATGCTACAGACGTAACTGCAATGGAAAGCGATCAGAAGGGACAGTTTATGGGGCTGATGCTGAGAGGCATGGCTTGACAGAAGGCATGGGTATCACAAAAAGGCTTTTGTTTAGAAGATTAGATGCTTTAACAACTgaagaaaaaatattagaggCATTGAAAGAGAGATGCTCAAAGGCTATTTTAGATTCTATAGCAGGGATCACAATAGGGAGAGAAACTTTGACTGGAGCGTCAAAGTGCCTCGCATATATAAACTTTAATTCTATAGCAGATTCCACTGCTGCGCATTCTGAATTGATGACTCTTTCACCTCCACTTGAGATTGATAGCCGAGAAGTTTTGATATCATTTTACAATGAGCCCCAGAAGATTCCAAAACCTGCTCCAAATCCAGTTGACTATTCTAGTTATTATTCTCAGATGACCACATACAACAACAGTTCAGCTTTGTCTGAAGCAGACAGAGTTAATGCTGCGGCAGCAGTTGCCCAGTCAGCTATCACAGCAGCTCAGGCCCGGCAGCTCACGTGGACTCCATCGGTCCCTACATTTGTTACGTCAGCTGCACAAGCAGTAACCAATATCAAGGCTCCCACAGGTGATGGAACAACAGTGTATAATGCTCCTGATGTAAGGACATTCATGTATGATGAGACATCTGGGTACTACTATGATCCTTCTTCAGGTCTGTACTATGATGGAACCACACAGTACTTTTACAATAGCCAAATTAAtcaatatatgtattgggaTGCCACTAGTTCTACTTATATTGCTGCTACACAAGCCACACAAAATACTGATCAGCCTAAGCTGCCTAGTCCCCCAACAGTCACCACTGATAACACTATTACTAAAGAGCCGGAggagaaaaagaaaaaagataAAGAGGACAAAGTTAAAGTTGCTAAAAAGATAGCCAAAGATATGGAAAGATGGGCTCGAACTTTGaatcaaaagaaggaaaatgcAAAGAGTAACTATGTTATGGATCAGCCTCAAGACACAGGGCCTAGCAAGGGCTCTGCAGACATTGGCTTTTCAGTGCTTGGAGCCGGGCCGTCATTAACACATGTGAGGGAAATATCCCCACCCCCAACTGTAGTCCCAGCTGCTCCTGATGAGTTTTTGATGAAGAGGGTAACAGAACCGGCGTTTGACAATGATGATGGCATTATTGACTGGACAAAATTAACATGCTTACTGTGTAAAAGAAAGTTCCCTTCTGCAGAGGTTCTTACAAAGCACAAGACTCTTTCAGACCTGCATAAGCAGAATCTTGCAGCACATAGGAAACAGTGTGATTCAGCACCACAGATGAATGGGTATAGAGACCGTGCAGCAGAGCGCCGAATGAAGTTCGGAGAGGATGAGACACCAGTCAGAAAGAGGTATGAGCCACCAGAGCCTATTCAGCCCCCCATACAGGCCGCTCCACCACCATCCGTTGTTGATACCATTGGAGGAAAAATGCTTCAGAAGATGGGTTGGTCAGCTGGACGAGGTTTGGGCAAAACTGAACAGGGGCGGATAGCTCCTATTGAGGCAGAGCAGAGGCCAAGCTTGGCAGGCCTTGGGCAGAAGAGAGGCATTTACACACCTACTCCCGGGGAGACATATCGCGACACGGTGAAAAAGCTTATGATTGCGCGGTACAAAGAAGTCGTCGGTCAAGAGGAGGGAAATTAG
- the LOC134676971 gene encoding RNA-binding protein 5-like isoform X1: MFVDLCGCSQGLAMSWRGRDDRSDRSSRWETQDRPDPWAKRGRSPVWDMRRDSPDRSRGSPRHHRDRFDRYDRTGDRDRDRRDRTDRGDRGDRSERYERDERRGRSRDRHERARSRSRSRSRRHSPRRHERERDCDIPAPPSPPKISAPEPPTSRSRSRSASREPDSVSSTYDNKDEQAVNASPGDWFCKCGSYNFKRRQICYRRNCNGKRSEGTVYGADAERHGLTEGMGITKRLLFRRLDALTTEEKILEALKERCSKAILDSIAGITIGRETLTGASKCLAYINFNSIADSTAAHSELMTLSPPLEIDSREVLISFYNEPQKIPKPAPNPVDYSSYYSQMTTYNNSSALSEADRVNAAAAVAQSAITAAQARQLTWTPSVPTFVTSAAQAVTNIKAPTGDGTTVYNAPDVRTFMYDETSGYYYDPSSGLYYDGTTQYFYNSQINQYMYWDATSSTYIAATQATQNTDQPKLPSPPTVTTDNTITKEPEEKKKKDKEDKVKVAKKIAKDMERWARTLNQKKENAKSNYVMDQPQDTGPSKGSADIGFSVLGAGPSLTHVREISPPPTVVPAAPDEFLMKRVTEPAFDNDDGIIDWTKLTCLLCKRKFPSAEVLTKHKTLSDLHKQNLAAHRKQCDSAPQMNGYRDRAAERRMKFGEDETPVRKRYEPPEPIQPPIQAAPPPSVVDTIGGKMLQKMGWSAGRGLGKTEQGRIAPIEAEQRPSLAGLGQKRGIYTPTPGETYRDTVKKLMIARYKEVVGQEEGN, from the coding sequence ATGTTTGTTGATCTATGTGGATGTTCGCAGGGATTAGCGATGTCATGGCGTGGACGAGACGACCGCAGTGACCGGAGCTCGCGGTGGGAGACTCAGGATCGGCCAGACCCGTGGGCGAAGCGTGGCCGTTCGCCCGTGTGGGACATGCGCCGCGATTCTCCTGATCGCTCGCGAGGGTCTCCTCGCCACCACCGCGACCGCTTTGATCGTTACGATCGCACCGGGGACCGTGACCGTGACCGGCGCGACCGCACCGACCGCGGTGATCGCGGCGACCGTAGCGAACGTTACGAGAGGGACGAGCGACGCGGGCGCTCGCGGGACCGTCACGAACGTGCGCGCTCCCGCTCGCGCTCTCGATCACGACGTCACTCGCCGCGCCGCCACGAGCGGGAACGCGACTGCGACATTCCAGCACCTCCTTCTCCGCCAAAGATCAGTGCACCTGAACCACCCACCTCACGATCGCGTAGCCGCTCCGCCAGCCGCGAACCCGACAGTGTCAGCTCTACGTATGATAACAAGGATGAGCAAGCCGTCAATGCCTCCCCGGGAGACTGGTTTTGTAAATGTGGCTCATACAATTTTAAAAGGCGCCAAATATGCTACAGACGTAACTGCAATGGAAAGCGATCAGAAGGGACAGTTTATGGGGCTGATGCTGAGAGGCATGGCTTGACAGAAGGCATGGGTATCACAAAAAGGCTTTTGTTTAGAAGATTAGATGCTTTAACAACTgaagaaaaaatattagaggCATTGAAAGAGAGATGCTCAAAGGCTATTTTAGATTCTATAGCAGGGATCACAATAGGGAGAGAAACTTTGACTGGAGCGTCAAAGTGCCTCGCATATATAAACTTTAATTCTATAGCAGATTCCACTGCTGCGCATTCTGAATTGATGACTCTTTCACCTCCACTTGAGATTGATAGCCGAGAAGTTTTGATATCATTTTACAATGAGCCCCAGAAGATTCCAAAACCTGCTCCAAATCCAGTTGACTATTCTAGTTATTATTCTCAGATGACCACATACAACAACAGTTCAGCTTTGTCTGAAGCAGACAGAGTTAATGCTGCGGCAGCAGTTGCCCAGTCAGCTATCACAGCAGCTCAGGCCCGGCAGCTCACGTGGACTCCATCGGTCCCTACATTTGTTACGTCAGCTGCACAAGCAGTAACCAATATCAAGGCTCCCACAGGTGATGGAACAACAGTGTATAATGCTCCTGATGTAAGGACATTCATGTATGATGAGACATCTGGGTACTACTATGATCCTTCTTCAGGTCTGTACTATGATGGAACCACACAGTACTTTTACAATAGCCAAATTAAtcaatatatgtattgggaTGCCACTAGTTCTACTTATATTGCTGCTACACAAGCCACACAAAATACTGATCAGCCTAAGCTGCCTAGTCCCCCAACAGTCACCACTGATAACACTATTACTAAAGAGCCGGAggagaaaaagaaaaaagataAAGAGGACAAAGTTAAAGTTGCTAAAAAGATAGCCAAAGATATGGAAAGATGGGCTCGAACTTTGaatcaaaagaaggaaaatgcAAAGAGTAACTATGTTATGGATCAGCCTCAAGACACAGGGCCTAGCAAGGGCTCTGCAGACATTGGCTTTTCAGTGCTTGGAGCCGGGCCGTCATTAACACATGTGAGGGAAATATCCCCACCCCCAACTGTAGTCCCAGCTGCTCCTGATGAGTTTTTGATGAAGAGGGTAACAGAACCGGCGTTTGACAATGATGATGGCATTATTGACTGGACAAAATTAACATGCTTACTGTGTAAAAGAAAGTTCCCTTCTGCAGAGGTTCTTACAAAGCACAAGACTCTTTCAGACCTGCATAAGCAGAATCTTGCAGCACATAGGAAACAGTGTGATTCAGCACCACAGATGAATGGGTATAGAGACCGTGCAGCAGAGCGCCGAATGAAGTTCGGAGAGGATGAGACACCAGTCAGAAAGAGGTATGAGCCACCAGAGCCTATTCAGCCCCCCATACAGGCCGCTCCACCACCATCCGTTGTTGATACCATTGGAGGAAAAATGCTTCAGAAGATGGGTTGGTCAGCTGGACGAGGTTTGGGCAAAACTGAACAGGGGCGGATAGCTCCTATTGAGGCAGAGCAGAGGCCAAGCTTGGCAGGCCTTGGGCAGAAGAGAGGCATTTACACACCTACTCCCGGGGAGACATATCGCGACACGGTGAAAAAGCTTATGATTGCGCGGTACAAAGAAGTCGTCGGTCAAGAGGAGGGAAATTAG